A part of Rhinoderma darwinii isolate aRhiDar2 chromosome 1, aRhiDar2.hap1, whole genome shotgun sequence genomic DNA contains:
- the LOC142702600 gene encoding oocyte zinc finger protein XlCOF29-like: MDKDRNEMSRRIFDFTLEIIYLLSGEEYTIVKKTSGDCTTPIIHESGGWSSSQSPITEPPPHSWIHEKKILELIYKMTELLTGEVTLLGNSTVTALEVSG, encoded by the exons atggacaaggacaggaatgagatgagcagaagaatattcgacttcaccttggagatcatctacctgttgagcggagag gagtacacaatagtgaagaagacatcgggtgactgtacgactcccatcatccatgagtcaggaggatggagcagtagtcagagccccatcacagagcctccccctcactcctggatacatgagaagaagatcttagaactgatctacaagatgactgagctgctgactggagaggtgacactgctgggaaattctacagtaacagcactggaggtgtctgggtga